The following are encoded in a window of Kogia breviceps isolate mKogBre1 chromosome 10, mKogBre1 haplotype 1, whole genome shotgun sequence genomic DNA:
- the VGLL4 gene encoding transcription cofactor vestigial-like protein 4 isoform X3 yields the protein MIKVRNKTANGDCRKDPRERSRSPIERAVAPTMSLHGSHLYASLPSLGMEQPLALTKNSLDASRPAGLSPTLAPVERQQNRPSVITCASASARNCNLSHCPIAHSGCAAGPASYRRAPSSATTCDPVVEEHFRRSLGKNYKEPEPAPNSVSITGSVDDHFAKALGDTWLQIKAAKDGASSSPESASRRGQPASPSAHMVSHSHSPSVAS from the exons GAACAAGACGGCCAACGGGGACTGCCGGAAAGACCCCCGGGAACGGAGCCGCAGCCCCATTGAGCGAGCCGTGGCCCCCACCATGAGCCTGCACGGCAGCCACCTGTACGCGTCCCTCCCCAGCCTCGGCATGGAGCAGCCCCTCGCACTGACCAAGAACAGCCTGGACGCCAGCAGGCCGGCCGGCCTCTCGCCCACCCTGGCCCCGGTGGAGCGGCAGCAG AACCGGCCCTCGGTGATCACGTGCGCCTCCGCCAGCGCCCGGAACTGCAACCTCTCCCACTGCCCCATCGCGCACAGCGGCTGCGCGGCCGGCCCGGCCAGCTACCGGAGGGCCCCGAGCT ccgcCACCACCTGCGACCCCGTGGTGGAGGAGCATTTCCGCAGGAGCCTGGGCAAGAACTACAAGGAGCCCGAGCCGGCGCCCAACTCCGTGTCCATCACGGGCTCCGTGGACGACCACTTCGCCAAAGCCCTGGGTGACACGTGGCTCCAGATCAAGGCGGCCAAGGACGGCGCGTCGAGCAGCCCCGAGTCGGCCTCTCGCAGGGGCCAGCCCGCCAGCCCCTCTGCCCACATGGTCAGCCACAGCCACTCCCCGTCTGTGGCCTCCTGA